A section of the Venturia canescens isolate UGA chromosome 11, ASM1945775v1, whole genome shotgun sequence genome encodes:
- the LOC122417834 gene encoding uncharacterized protein: MKSDIGTPVDSTMEQPKSRDHSYCSLKKCSAIESEFDTAMGMAPDTPTKIVVAAFTDEGLTTRMNSPMDTPEEIAINPSMNHSSDHEAHKSLSMVPTVLGMDYSSNIKDDEMQEVSLCQDEKIYESATTVEYMEDPQGRTRLAVDCASEIPDCSFEFSDVTLTCTTEGTTISIVIPLPWAVHKLVTDKGNFLFSYAITKMENGDNLPVYERNVKLHVNRVLSHYVYGRAVDVHDSSLPSVLIDIESLPQTLETFKNMNICNGIGSINDLYLISDRACKDSVDRWRDKNCTLISRRKRCDHCIKTRTVAVRRQARTRTKEGLKRMSRACNPIDQRKLIALHKKTSRERRLRKRAQARISFLEQRLQNRAAEIAAIRNETLADRCAKLDIPTSQQTVLHQIIAAAGKMDGRNRHYGEEWIMLCLMLNIRSPSTYEFLRKNNVLPLPSSGTIRSYFSAIGMRCGFDEDFAELLKKHFEKKNSSATTRCTLVGRNLSKKIRGRVF; encoded by the exons ATGAAAAGCGACATTGGTACTCCTGTGGATTCCACAATGGAACAACCTAAAAGCAGAGATCATAGTTATTGTTCTTTAAAAAAGTGCTCTGCAATTGAATCTGAATTTGATACAGCAATGGGTATGGCACCAGACACTCCAACGAAGATAGTGGTAGCTGCTTTCACAGACGAGGGGCTAACAACTCGGATGAATAGTCCAATGGATACACCTGAAGAAATAGCAATAAATCCCTCGATGAATCATTCGTCGGATCATGAAGCACATAAATCTTTGTCGATGGTCCCTACAGTTTTGGGCATGGATTACTCAAGTAACATCAAGGATGATGAGATGCAGGAAGTGTCGCTCTGTCAAG ATGAGAAAATTTACGAAAGCGCAACAACCGTTGAATATATGGAAGATCCACAAGGGCGAACGCGTTTAGCTGTGGACTGTGCATCCGAAATTCCCGACTGCagttttgaattttcagaCGTGACCTTGACGT gtACAACCGAAGGAACAACAATTTCGATCGTGATACCACTGCCGTGGGCTGTCCATAAGCTGGTAACAGACAAGGGGAATTTCCTCTTCTCATACGCTATCACAAAAATGGAGAACGGCGATAATCTACCCGTTTATGAAAGAAATGTTAAGCTTCACGTGAATAGAGTACTGAGTCATTATGTATACGGGCGTGCGGTAGATGTCCATGATTCGAGTCTTCCTTCTGTTTTAATTGACATAGAGTCGCTACCGCAAACATTGGaaactttcaaaaatatgaatatttgcaacGGTATCGGTAGTATAAACGATCTTTACCTTATATCCGATCGAGCCTGCAAAGATTCGGTTGACCGATGGCGTGACAAAAACTGCACGCTTATTTCAAGACGGAAGCGGTGTGATCACTGCATAAAAACGAGGACAGTGGCTGTGAGAAGGCAAGCGAGAACAAGAACGAAAGAAGGGTTGAAGCGAATGAGTCGGGCTTGCAATCCGATCGATCAACGAAAATTAATTGCACTGCACAAAAAAACTAGCCGTGAACGACGACTGAGAAAGAGAGCCCAGGCACGTATCAGCTTTTTAGAACAACGCTTACAAAATAGAGCAGCCGAAATAGCTGCGATTCGCAATGAAACGTTAGCAGACAGATGTGCAAAATTGGATATTCCAACGTCTCAACAAACTGTACTCCATCAAATCATTGCGGCTGCTGGTAAGATGGATGGCAGGAATCGGCATTACGGAGAAGAGTGGATTATGTTATGTTTGATGCTGAACATAAGATCACCTAGTACCTATGAGTTCCTTCGCAAAAATAACGTTTTGCCACTGCCCAGTTCTGGAACGATTCGCAGTTACTTCTCAGCGATAGGAATGAGGTGCGGATTTGACGAAGACTTTGCTGAATTGCTcaagaaacattttgaaaaaaaaaacagctctGCAACGACAAGGTGTACTCTTGTTGGACGAAATCTCTCTAAGAAAATCCGTGGCCGTGTGTTCTAA